A single genomic interval of Nitratidesulfovibrio sp. SRB-5 harbors:
- the tmk gene encoding dTMP kinase yields the protein MFITFEGMEGSGKSTALNRVQQALLDAGHGVLLTREPGGSRLGRTLRSILLDLSNDDIVPEAELFLYLADRAQHVGQVIRPALEEGVVVLSDRYADSTVVYQGYGRGLDPERLRELNDMAVGGLWPDLTLVFDLPPEEGLRRAMTRNLREGTSVSEGRFEAEHLAFHARVREGYLTWAALHPARFRVVDATRTPDEVFEDVMRAVRSALSAPARP from the coding sequence ATGTTCATCACCTTTGAAGGAATGGAAGGCTCCGGCAAGAGCACGGCCCTGAACCGTGTGCAGCAGGCGCTGCTTGACGCGGGGCACGGGGTGCTGCTGACGCGCGAGCCGGGCGGCAGCCGCCTGGGGCGCACGCTGCGCTCCATCCTGCTGGACCTTTCCAACGACGACATCGTGCCCGAGGCGGAACTGTTCCTGTACCTGGCCGACCGCGCCCAGCACGTGGGGCAGGTGATCCGCCCGGCCCTGGAGGAGGGCGTGGTGGTGCTGTCCGACCGCTACGCCGACTCCACCGTGGTCTACCAGGGCTACGGGCGCGGGCTGGACCCGGAACGGCTGCGCGAACTGAACGACATGGCCGTGGGCGGGCTGTGGCCCGACCTGACCCTGGTGTTCGACCTGCCGCCGGAAGAAGGCCTGCGCCGGGCCATGACCCGCAACCTGCGCGAGGGCACCAGCGTTTCCGAAGGGCGGTTCGAGGCGGAGCACCTTGCCTTTCACGCCCGGGTGCGCGAAGGCTATCTGACGTGGGCCGCGCTGCATCCTGCGCGGTTCCGGGTGGTGGATGCCACCCGCACGCCCGACGAGGTGTTCGAGGACGTCATGCGCGCCGTGCGGTCCGCCTTGTCGGCCCCGGCGCGTCCGTGA
- a CDS encoding histone deacetylase, protein MLEAKNRLGIIFFPAFDWAISATHPEREERLLYTQDQLREEGLFDIAGITEYKPEIATREDVERVHFCIPGVESVCTKSHLISAGGAITAARLVMEKEEEKAFALVRPPGHHAMKVVHGNRGFCNINIEAVMLEHIREHYGPLRVAIVDTDCHHGDGTQDIYWNDRDTLFISLHQDGRTLYPGTGFPHELGGPNAMGRTLNIPLPPGTSDKGFLHVIDNLVLPVLEDFKPDLVINSAGQDNHFSDPITNMNFSARGYAMLNRRLNPDIAVLEGGYAIQGALPYVNLGICLAMAGLDFDGVREPEFDPAAIAQSDQVTAYIERLCDEMLKVWRKPPALPKQGERSGDWWVRTKDIYYDTDGISESQVESVLLCPDCSGTVKIETWSTVNPLSVGIEIPISACDRCAGIGRRLLEEAHLKGNYRYVQCIDRKAKRYTRYGF, encoded by the coding sequence ATGCTGGAAGCAAAGAACCGGCTGGGCATCATCTTCTTTCCGGCCTTCGACTGGGCCATCAGCGCCACCCACCCGGAACGCGAGGAACGGCTGCTCTACACGCAGGACCAACTGCGCGAGGAAGGTCTGTTCGACATCGCGGGCATCACCGAATACAAGCCGGAAATCGCCACCCGCGAAGACGTGGAGCGCGTGCATTTCTGCATTCCCGGCGTGGAGAGCGTGTGCACCAAGTCGCACCTCATCTCCGCCGGGGGGGCCATCACCGCCGCCCGGCTGGTGATGGAGAAGGAGGAGGAAAAGGCCTTCGCGCTGGTGCGCCCGCCGGGGCACCACGCCATGAAGGTGGTGCACGGCAACCGGGGGTTCTGCAACATCAACATCGAAGCCGTGATGCTCGAACACATCCGCGAGCACTACGGCCCGTTGCGCGTGGCCATCGTGGACACCGACTGCCACCACGGCGACGGCACGCAGGACATCTACTGGAACGACCGCGACACCCTGTTCATCTCGCTGCATCAGGATGGCCGCACCCTGTACCCCGGCACCGGCTTTCCGCACGAACTGGGCGGCCCCAACGCCATGGGCCGCACCCTGAACATTCCGCTGCCGCCCGGCACGTCGGACAAGGGGTTCCTGCATGTCATCGACAACCTGGTGCTGCCGGTGCTGGAAGACTTCAAGCCGGACCTCGTCATCAATTCCGCCGGGCAGGACAACCACTTTTCCGACCCCATCACCAACATGAACTTCTCGGCGCGGGGTTACGCCATGCTGAACAGGCGGCTGAACCCCGACATCGCCGTGCTGGAAGGCGGCTACGCCATTCAGGGCGCGCTGCCGTACGTCAATCTGGGCATCTGCCTGGCCATGGCCGGGCTGGACTTCGACGGGGTGCGCGAGCCGGAATTCGACCCGGCGGCCATCGCCCAGTCGGACCAGGTGACCGCGTACATCGAGCGGCTGTGCGACGAGATGCTGAAGGTGTGGCGCAAGCCCCCGGCCCTGCCCAAGCAGGGCGAACGCTCCGGCGACTGGTGGGTGCGCACCAAGGACATCTACTACGATACCGATGGCATCAGCGAGAGCCAGGTGGAATCGGTGCTGCTGTGCCCGGACTGCTCGGGCACGGTGAAGATAGAAACCTGGTCCACGGTGAACCCGCTCAGCGTGGGCATCGAGATTCCCATCAGCGCCTGCGACAGGTGCGCGGGCATTGGCCGCCGCCTGCTGGAGGAAGCCCACCTGAAGGGCAACTACCGCTACGTGCAGTGCATTGATAGAAAGGCAAAGCGATACACGCGCTACGGCTTTTAG
- the sucD gene encoding succinate--CoA ligase subunit alpha: MFLNEHQSKKLFAAAGIAVPAGDCLGPEDVDAYAPPFPGPWYVKAQVLTGGRGKAGGVLRADTPDALRATARTILGMTIKGHAVPFVRVEPATDIRKECYLSFMLSRQRREMLLTTSHRGGMEVEATADSRKPLVQRVPLDAGLREHHLRAAFFELGADPAGWAGFRDLAERLFRAVRDDGLLLAEINPLVFTGAGQWVALDGKVELDDNVVDLRADLQGYYTPEHHGAEENAARDAGLSYVGLSGWVGLLVNGAGLAMATMDLLNFSGLPAANFMDLGGAADGARMRRALDLLFANPQVRAVFINLFGGIVSCAGVARALMEALGTERAVQPIVMRMAGHESAEGRELLRAFAHPDVIIADEVADALDALRRLDEVNRAHRTAGTAPAVPPVAYPLADEAWPLPPAARKGYRRSGRRGVPWLGPDTRVLVQGITGKVAQRHVQLMQEYGTRIVAGVTPFKGGQSVLGVPVYDSVHEACRHHRIDASIIFVPAPFAPDAVMEAAAEEIPWAVCITEGIPQRAMLSALKNVPPSPTRVIGPNTPGIIVPGATKIGIMPGYVFTPGPVAIFSRSGTLTYEAAARLSAAGIGQSFCAGVGGDSFIGSDFISLFECIRDDDATEAVLVLGEVGGTAEEDLARWVTATGFAKPVLGFIAARTAPPGRRMGHAGAILDEATGGVDGKLQAMRDAGFAVCPDLASLPERVARALGRDAG; this comes from the coding sequence ATGTTCCTGAACGAACACCAGAGCAAGAAGCTGTTCGCCGCGGCGGGGATTGCCGTCCCCGCCGGGGATTGTCTGGGGCCGGAAGACGTGGACGCGTATGCGCCGCCGTTTCCCGGCCCCTGGTACGTCAAGGCGCAGGTGCTTACCGGCGGGCGCGGCAAGGCGGGCGGCGTGCTGCGGGCCGATACGCCCGATGCGTTGCGCGCCACCGCGCGGACCATCCTGGGCATGACCATCAAGGGCCACGCCGTGCCCTTCGTGCGGGTGGAACCGGCCACGGACATTCGCAAGGAATGCTACCTGTCGTTCATGCTTTCGCGCCAGCGGCGCGAGATGCTGCTGACCACCAGCCACCGGGGCGGCATGGAGGTGGAGGCCACGGCGGACAGCCGCAAGCCGCTGGTGCAGCGGGTGCCGCTGGACGCGGGCCTGCGCGAACACCACCTGCGGGCGGCGTTCTTCGAACTGGGGGCGGACCCGGCGGGCTGGGCGGGCTTTCGCGACCTTGCCGAGCGCCTTTTCCGGGCAGTACGCGACGATGGCCTGCTGCTGGCGGAAATCAACCCGCTGGTATTCACCGGGGCAGGGCAGTGGGTGGCCCTGGACGGCAAGGTTGAACTGGACGACAACGTGGTGGACCTGCGGGCCGATCTGCAGGGCTACTACACGCCGGAACACCACGGCGCGGAAGAAAACGCCGCGCGCGATGCCGGGCTGAGCTACGTGGGGCTTTCCGGCTGGGTGGGCCTTTTGGTCAACGGCGCGGGCCTTGCCATGGCCACCATGGACCTGCTGAACTTTTCCGGCCTGCCCGCCGCCAACTTCATGGACCTTGGCGGAGCGGCGGACGGCGCGCGCATGCGCCGGGCGCTGGATTTGCTGTTTGCCAATCCGCAGGTGCGGGCGGTGTTCATCAACCTGTTCGGGGGCATCGTGTCCTGCGCCGGGGTGGCCCGCGCGCTCATGGAGGCGCTGGGCACGGAACGCGCCGTGCAACCCATAGTAATGCGTATGGCGGGGCACGAATCGGCGGAGGGCCGCGAACTGCTGCGCGCCTTCGCCCATCCGGACGTGATCATCGCCGACGAGGTGGCCGACGCGCTGGACGCCCTGCGGCGGCTGGATGAGGTGAACCGGGCCCACCGGACAGCGGGCACGGCCCCTGCCGTTCCGCCCGTTGCATACCCCCTTGCCGACGAGGCGTGGCCGCTGCCCCCCGCCGCCCGCAAGGGCTACCGGCGTTCCGGCAGGCGCGGCGTGCCGTGGCTGGGGCCGGATACCCGGGTGCTGGTGCAGGGCATCACCGGCAAGGTGGCCCAGCGCCACGTGCAGCTGATGCAGGAATACGGCACGCGCATCGTGGCCGGGGTAACCCCGTTCAAGGGCGGACAGAGCGTGCTGGGCGTGCCGGTGTACGATTCGGTGCACGAGGCATGCAGGCACCACCGCATCGACGCCTCCATCATTTTCGTGCCCGCGCCCTTCGCGCCCGATGCGGTCATGGAGGCGGCGGCGGAGGAAATCCCGTGGGCGGTGTGCATCACCGAAGGCATTCCGCAGCGGGCCATGCTTTCCGCGCTGAAGAACGTGCCGCCGTCGCCCACGCGGGTCATCGGCCCCAACACGCCGGGCATCATCGTGCCGGGGGCCACCAAGATCGGCATCATGCCGGGCTACGTGTTCACGCCGGGGCCGGTGGCCATCTTCTCGCGCTCGGGCACGCTGACCTACGAGGCGGCGGCACGCCTGTCGGCGGCGGGCATCGGGCAGTCGTTCTGCGCCGGGGTGGGGGGCGATTCGTTCATCGGCAGCGACTTCATCTCGCTGTTCGAGTGCATCCGCGACGACGACGCCACCGAGGCCGTGCTGGTGCTGGGCGAAGTGGGCGGCACGGCGGAAGAGGACCTGGCCCGCTGGGTGACCGCCACCGGCTTCGCCAAGCCGGTGCTGGGCTTCATTGCCGCGCGCACGGCCCCGCCGGGCCGCCGCATGGGCCACGCCGGGGCCATCCTGGACGAGGCCACCGGCGGCGTGGACGGCAAGTTGCAGGCCATGCGCGACGCGGGTTTTGCCGTGTGCCCCGACCTGGCCAGCCTGCCGGAACGGGTGGCCCGCGCGCTGGGCCGGGACGCGGGCTGA
- a CDS encoding lactate utilization protein has protein sequence MSKTATPPANPPANPVDTFWTIRLATTKEALEANNFEVSMAENLADAARIFLEDILPASGAKTVSFGGSMSIGKSGVPEALRAMDAIELLDTMNYKLPAAEMYELRRQALLVDLFLSSTNALTVDGKLVNLDMIGNRVGGINFGPRKVVLFVGRNKVVDSVDDGMRRIKEFSAPTNAIRLAKKTPCTKVAECMDCKSPDRICNVWTITEKAFPAKRIHVILINEDTGL, from the coding sequence ATGAGCAAGACCGCCACCCCGCCCGCAAATCCGCCTGCGAATCCTGTGGACACCTTCTGGACCATCCGCCTGGCCACCACCAAGGAAGCCCTTGAAGCCAACAACTTCGAGGTGTCCATGGCCGAAAACCTGGCCGACGCGGCCCGCATCTTTCTGGAAGACATCCTGCCCGCGTCCGGCGCAAAAACCGTGTCCTTCGGCGGTTCCATGAGCATCGGCAAGAGCGGCGTGCCCGAGGCCCTGCGCGCCATGGATGCCATCGAACTGCTGGACACCATGAACTACAAGCTGCCCGCGGCGGAAATGTACGAACTGCGCCGCCAGGCCCTGCTGGTGGACCTGTTCCTGTCCAGCACCAACGCCCTTACCGTGGACGGCAAGCTGGTGAACCTGGACATGATCGGCAACCGCGTGGGCGGCATCAACTTCGGCCCCAGGAAGGTGGTGCTGTTCGTGGGCCGCAACAAGGTGGTGGACAGCGTGGACGACGGCATGCGCCGCATCAAGGAATTCTCCGCGCCCACCAACGCCATCCGCCTGGCCAAGAAGACCCCGTGCACCAAGGTGGCGGAGTGCATGGACTGCAAGAGCCCCGACCGCATCTGTAACGTCTGGACCATCACGGAAAAGGCCTTCCCGGCCAAGCGCATCCACGTGATTCTCATCAACGAGGACACCGGGCTGTAG